A single window of Plasmodium reichenowi strain SY57 chromosome 14, whole genome shotgun sequence DNA harbors:
- a CDS encoding hypothetical protein (conserved Plasmodium protein, unknown function), with product MEVLNTADVLRPRIKRSRSIYEREESSQENSPNNHQIVLYGGSIRNHSLNYAWNAYFDKNKVKKNIMVCCDLNKICNDILKGVENNILTIKTFSFLLIGVCNIYKKKVYFIGQDYDFLKRKILSLYKNKEDNLNELINNKETKKRKGGKDNVEDNNNNNNNSGTNKRRMSRTSLHIKRGSIGMNELLPSVIDDFTSRRSRFSLNADEISIAGTQQNSYDIFNENEINNQMMLDMSGYNYDNMHGEHVMEKVLDASYISRNSIPINNLEGLHFNRALSESFNHMDNINLDNSILNNMIPKNMFSNIDASLNEKSVMGDMNNLELNSLHRSELYSPVNDIYNIQDNNKNINDNNINNMNNINISPFSNVVRANEYTNDNVYNNISNEFSNMQNMNSSNFMGNFNSINNSMNNRNDLYNLNPFMSMQSMNQDMNNRNNYPFEPRGSNYGNIDARSDVVVGSIFSPIKKKNIPKKNDYANMLNFETYQNFDYFDQKDDDAFIKKLNTLLGLDETEDIILNDKNNGDNNKYNDDNNKNDDDNNKNDDDNNKNDDGNNKNDDGNNKNNDRSDTNDVLNNSNSLASEKNNQLALHENDKGKEIIIEEQENQNMKKRKLEKHIIDRNYIIKDSVIRSMFRDERVDYKYFLIDTINNEIYEKIEKEYPGYQCFFLQTSSDKIKPVHKLEINFGYESIDHEKKKKELENYLVFLGNNKSILYENKNVVYDNFNIKKCLDNIDEQMTYYNENDSLSNNFLSFEDNNEEYIEGSDNNIPSDGKNNNDNDDVYDDMHFEQVREEIGVLDFHTSHNIHPNDNIFNKDRFSIDPMLTQNEQLDLNLNDLNFKDDIESRINIESQMSKSLNMYRDGDSITEKNDNITNDINFVNDKLNSEFNSSPLNLSISDNYDFSNIFSKDNQSSLYSILEDKNIEIDINLNQDFDVIARELLEVYKNLSKKINYIFFDMITRNRKSKDEVAILFYVTLHLANLGYIYVMQKPILPEQINYYEEHFSRPILIQYIEKNKN from the coding sequence ATGGAGGTATTAAATACAGCCGATGTGCTAAGACCAAGAATAAAAAGAAGCCGAAGTATATATGAAAGGGAAGAAAGTAGTCAAGAGAACAGTCCAAATAATCATCAAATAGTTCTTTATGGAGGTTCCATTAGAAATCATTCCTTAAATTATGCATGGAATGCTTATTTTGATAAGAATAAagtaaaaaagaatataatgGTTTGTTGTGATTTGAATAAGATATGTAATGATATATTGAAGGGAGTAgagaataatattttaactattaaaacattttcatttttattaataggtgtatgtaatatatataaaaagaaggTATATTTTATCGGTCAAGATTATGACTTTttgaaaaggaaaatattatctttGTATAAGAATAAAGAAGATAATTTGAAtgaattaattaataataaagaaacaAAGAAAAGGAAAGGTGGTAAGGACAATGttgaagataataataataataataataatagtggtacaaataaaagaagaatgAGTCGTACTTCTCTTCATATAAAGAGAGGATCTATAGGAATGAATGAATTATTACCATCTGTAATTGATGATTTTACAAGTAGGAGGTCTCGATTTTCATTAAATGCTGATGAAATAAGTATTGCTGGTACACAACAAAATAGTtatgatatttttaatgaaaatgaaataaataatcaaaTGATGTTAGATATGTCAGGATATAATTATGACAATATGCATGGAGAACATGTTATGGAAAAAGTGCTAGATGCTTCTTATATTTCAAGAAACAGTATCCCCATAAACAATTTAGAGGGACTACATTTTAATAGAGCATTATCTGAATCATTTAATCATatggataatataaatttggATAATTCTAtattgaataatatgataccaaaaaatatgttttcTAATATCGACGCTtcattaaatgaaaaaagtGTAATGGGAGATATGAACAATTTAGAATTAAATTCTTTACACAGAAGTGAGCTTTATTCTCCTGTTAATGATATATACAACATTCaggataataataaaaacataaatgataacaatataaacaatatgaataatattaatatatcacCTTTTTCGAATGTAGTAAGAGCTAATGAATATACAAATGATaatgtttataataatatatccaATGAATTTTCAAATATGCAAAATATGAATAGTTCAAATTTTATGGGGAATTTTAatagtataaataattctaTGAATAACAgaaatgatttatataatttaaatcCATTTATGAGCATGCAATCCATGAACCAGGATATGaataatagaaataattATCCTTTTGAACCTCGTGGTAGTAATTATGGTAATATAGATGCTAGAAGTGATGTAGTAGTAGGAAGTATATTTAGTcctattaaaaaaaaaaatatccccaaaaaaaatgattacGCAAATATGTTAAATTTTGAAACATATCAGaattttgattattttgATCAAAAGGATGATGATGcgtttataaaaaaattgaataCGTTGCTCGGATTGGATGAGACAGAGGATATTATCctaaatgataaaaataatggtgataataataaatataatgatgataataataaaaatgatgatgataataataaaaatgatgatgataataataaaaatgatgatggtaataataaaaatgatgatggtaataataaaaataatgacCGTAGTGATACTAACGatgttttaaataattcaaattCTTTAGCAagtgaaaaaaataaccAACTAGCGTTAcatgaaaatgataaagGGAAGGAGATTATTATTGAGGAGCAGGAAAATCagaatatgaaaaaaagaaaattagaaaaacatattattgatagaaattatataataaaagattCCGTAATAAGAAGTATGTTTCGAGATGAACGTGTAgattataaatattttttaattgacactataaataatgaaatatatgaaaaaatcGAAAAAGAATATCCAGGTTATCAATGCTTCTTTTTACAAACAAGTAgtgataaaataaaaccaGTACATAAATTAGAAATAAATTTTGGATATGAATCAATTGATCAcgaaaagaaaaaaaaagaattagaAAATTATTTAGTTTTTTTaggaaataataaatccATATTATATGAGAATAAGAATGTAgtatatgataattttaatatcaAGAAGTGCTTAGATAATATAGATGAACAGATGACgtattataatgaaaatgataGTTTATcgaataattttttatcatttgaagataataatgaagaatatattGAAGGTTCcgataataatattcctAGTGATggtaaaaataataatgataatgatgatgtATATGATGATATGCATTTTGAACAGGTAAGAGAAGAAATCGGTGTATTAGATTTCCATACTTCACATAATATCCATCctaatgataatatatttaataaagataGATTTAGCATCGATCCTATGTTAACTCAAAATGAGCAACTTGATTTAAATTTGAATGATTTAAATTTCAAAGATGATATAGAATCAAGAATTAATATAGAAAGTCAAATGTCTAAAAgtttaaatatgtatagAGATGGTGATAGTATCacagaaaaaaatgataatataactaatgatataaattttgTAAATGACAAATTAAATTCTGAATTTAACTCATCTCCTTTAAATTTGTCTATTTCAGATAATTATgatttttcaaatatatttagtAAAGATAATCAAAGTTCTTTATATTCAATATTagaagataaaaatatagaaattGATATAAACCTAAATCAAGATTTTGATGTTATTGCAAGAGAATTATTAGAAGTATATAAAAACCTATcgaaaaaaattaattatatcttttttgATATGATAACTAGAAATAGAAAATCAAAGGACGAAGTAgctattttattttatgttacTTTACATTTGGCAAATTtaggatatatatatgtaatgCAAAAACCAATATTACCtgaacaaataaattattatgaagAGCATTTTTCAAGACCTATAttaatacaatatattgagaaaaataaaaattga